A region of Anoplopoma fimbria isolate UVic2021 breed Golden Eagle Sablefish chromosome 24, Afim_UVic_2022, whole genome shotgun sequence DNA encodes the following proteins:
- the micu2 gene encoding calcium uptake protein 2, mitochondrial isoform X2, whose amino-acid sequence MASLGRVAAVLRNALRSPRSLKSFALRRALGPGIVGAVVGTGFICYYQYHANNRTLPFAVHAEVPKEAAVAPQPSARRIRFNQFASVVYEQEPYMTPRDFLFSVMLENVDRKLQKRILTEKEVTSMLETASKARAGNELFRTIGDNGLISYTEYLFLLTILTKPHTGFHIAFKMLDVDGNEQVDQKEFLKLKNIIRKNKMRIPKDGTEKPAEEGKSANTTLQTYFFGKRGENKLKYQEFHRFMEDLQAEVQEMEFLQFSRGMDTMRREDFAEWLLHYTNEEDNDVYWQNIRKRIPAGQSITFDEFKAFCLFANNLEDFAFSMKLVTGANRPIGMAQFKRAVRIATGHDLSENVLDTVFKLFDMDGDNCLSHKEFMAVMKDRVLRGLKHQNGISGYWKCVKRETMKAAQEALGGGTGCPF is encoded by the exons ATGGCCAGCTTGGGAAGGGTCGCCGCCGTCTTGCGGAATGCTTTGAGGAGCCCCCGGTCTCTGAAGAGCTTCGCACTGCGCCGGGCCCTCGGACCCGGTATTGTGGGGGCTGTTGTCGGAACTGGGTTTATCTGTTATTACCAGTATCACGCCAACAACAGGACTCTGCCCTTCGCCGTTCACGCTGAGGTTCCAAAA GAAGCTGCTGTAGCTCCCCAGCCTTCCGCCAGAAGGATCCGATTCAACCAGTTCGCCTCGGTGGTCTACGAGCAGGAGCCCTACATGACCCCGAGAGACTTCCTGTTCTCGGTGATGCTGGAGAACGTTGACC GGAAGCTGCAGAAGAGAATTTTAACAGAGAAA GAAGTTACCAGCATGCTGGAGACTGCCTCTAAAGCTCGGGCTGGTAACGAGCTGTTCAGAACCATCGGCGACAACG GTTTGATATCCTACACAGAGTATCTGTTCCTGCTGACCATCCTGACCA AGCCGCACACAGGGTTTCACATAGCTTTCAAAATGCTTGATGTCGACGGCAACGAGCAGGTGGATCAAAAGGAATTTCTTAAG cTGAAAAACATaatcaggaaaaataaaatgagaatcCCCAAGGACGGCACAGAG AAGCCAGCGGAGGAAGGGAAAAGCGCCAACACTACTCTGCAGACGTACTTCTTCGgcaagagaggagaaaacaagttAAAGTATCAGGAGTTCCACAG GTTCATGGAGGACCTGCAGGCTGAAGTCCAGGAGATGGAGTTCCTGCAGTTCTCCAGAGGTATGGACACCATGCGGAGAGAGGACTTCGCCGAGTGGCTGCTCCACTACACCAACGAAGAAGACAACGATGTCTACTGGCAGAACATCAGGAAGAGGATCCCTGCTGGCCAG AGTATCACATTTGATGAGTTCAAAGCATTCTGCCTCTTCGCCAACAATCTGGAGGATTTCGCCTTTTCCATGAAGCTGGTGACCGGAGCCAACCGTCCCATCGGAATGG CCCAGTTCAAGCGAGCCGTGAGGATCGCCACAGGCCACGATCTGTCTGAGAACGTGTTGGACACGGTGTTCAAACTGTTCGATATGGACGGAGACAACTGCCTGAGCCACAAGGAATTCATGGCCGTGATGAAAGACAGAGTGCTGCGGGGTCTGAAG CATCAGAACGGCATCTCTGGCTACTGGAAATGTGTGAAGCGAGAGACCATGAAAGCAGCTCAGGAGGCCCTGGGGGGGGGGACCGGGTGCCCCTTCTGA
- the micu2 gene encoding calcium uptake protein 2, mitochondrial isoform X1 gives MASLGRVAAVLRNALRSPRSLKSFALRRALGPGIVGAVVGTGFICYYQYHANNRTLPFAVHAEVPKEAAVAPQPSARRIRFNQFASVVYEQEPYMTPRDFLFSVMLENVDRKLQKRILTEKEVTSMLETASKARAGNELFRTIGDNGLISYTEYLFLLTILTKPHTGFHIAFKMLDVDGNEQVDQKEFLKLKNIIRKNKMRIPKDGTEKPAEEGKSANTTLQTYFFGKRGENKLKYQEFHRFMEDLQAEVQEMEFLQFSRGMDTMRREDFAEWLLHYTNEEDNDVYWQNIRKRIPAGQSITFDEFKAFCLFANNLEDFAFSMKLVTGANRPIGMAQFKRAVRIATGHDLSENVLDTVFKLFDMDGDNCLSHKEFMAVMKDRVLRGLKVQHQNGISGYWKCVKRETMKAAQEALGGGTGCPF, from the exons ATGGCCAGCTTGGGAAGGGTCGCCGCCGTCTTGCGGAATGCTTTGAGGAGCCCCCGGTCTCTGAAGAGCTTCGCACTGCGCCGGGCCCTCGGACCCGGTATTGTGGGGGCTGTTGTCGGAACTGGGTTTATCTGTTATTACCAGTATCACGCCAACAACAGGACTCTGCCCTTCGCCGTTCACGCTGAGGTTCCAAAA GAAGCTGCTGTAGCTCCCCAGCCTTCCGCCAGAAGGATCCGATTCAACCAGTTCGCCTCGGTGGTCTACGAGCAGGAGCCCTACATGACCCCGAGAGACTTCCTGTTCTCGGTGATGCTGGAGAACGTTGACC GGAAGCTGCAGAAGAGAATTTTAACAGAGAAA GAAGTTACCAGCATGCTGGAGACTGCCTCTAAAGCTCGGGCTGGTAACGAGCTGTTCAGAACCATCGGCGACAACG GTTTGATATCCTACACAGAGTATCTGTTCCTGCTGACCATCCTGACCA AGCCGCACACAGGGTTTCACATAGCTTTCAAAATGCTTGATGTCGACGGCAACGAGCAGGTGGATCAAAAGGAATTTCTTAAG cTGAAAAACATaatcaggaaaaataaaatgagaatcCCCAAGGACGGCACAGAG AAGCCAGCGGAGGAAGGGAAAAGCGCCAACACTACTCTGCAGACGTACTTCTTCGgcaagagaggagaaaacaagttAAAGTATCAGGAGTTCCACAG GTTCATGGAGGACCTGCAGGCTGAAGTCCAGGAGATGGAGTTCCTGCAGTTCTCCAGAGGTATGGACACCATGCGGAGAGAGGACTTCGCCGAGTGGCTGCTCCACTACACCAACGAAGAAGACAACGATGTCTACTGGCAGAACATCAGGAAGAGGATCCCTGCTGGCCAG AGTATCACATTTGATGAGTTCAAAGCATTCTGCCTCTTCGCCAACAATCTGGAGGATTTCGCCTTTTCCATGAAGCTGGTGACCGGAGCCAACCGTCCCATCGGAATGG CCCAGTTCAAGCGAGCCGTGAGGATCGCCACAGGCCACGATCTGTCTGAGAACGTGTTGGACACGGTGTTCAAACTGTTCGATATGGACGGAGACAACTGCCTGAGCCACAAGGAATTCATGGCCGTGATGAAAGACAGAGTGCTGCGGGGTCTGAAG GTGCAGCATCAGAACGGCATCTCTGGCTACTGGAAATGTGTGAAGCGAGAGACCATGAAAGCAGCTCAGGAGGCCCTGGGGGGGGGGACCGGGTGCCCCTTCTGA
- the LOC129113554 gene encoding interferon regulatory factor 2-binding protein 1-like: protein MSSASQPSSRRQWCYLCDLPKMPWAMLWEFSEAVCRGCVNYDGADRIELLIETARQLKSTHGVLDGRSPGPQQGKPSSVGPLEAGRQHGERMDRGRGEYGVSSRLPNGLHRAEDVALSEGSRQSPNTRRAIVGAVPSLHGTISHALIAQGLVAAPHGLLAPLSGSRAGATQIAVSAGSIMGDAGRRQVVSLGVGASTSALVGIDPAMWRNNEVMAELNEVARSRVEGWPNRPKAVRDVLQALSSCVPFNVRFRKDHNLMGRVLAFDTSTSPEFELKVFVEYPAGSGMIFSGVPDLVRQMFRDSAKDAGKAVNSGLRYVEYEKRQGTGDWRGLSELLNDGVRMFKEPPIQEVLPQPDTGLPMATAGRPLPAKSATRRRKASPGSENGESEGRPDHPAREPWPRGAYSGMEPLPGMAAPQEGPPRLHSQPSPISALMGVADSLSSSQMARESPGMSTSHSSSAGRPTSGSPSTASTSVSQAALGQGLGSAGQSSNAGAGESTSSAPGTLLCCTLCRERLEDTHFVQCPSVPHHKFCFPCTRGFIRSQGQGGEVYCPSGERCPLAGSSVPWAFMQGEISTILAGDGDVTVKKESDP from the coding sequence ATGTCCTCCGCCTCGCAGCCTTCCTCCAGACGGCAGTGGTGCTACCTCTGCGATCTGCCCAAGATGCCCTGGGCCATGCTGTGGGAGTTCAGTGAGGCCGTGTGCCGGGGATGCGTCAACTACGACGGGGCGGACAGAATAGAGCTCCTGATCGAAACTGCCAGGCAACTGAAGAGCACACACGGAGTCCTGGACGGCCGGTCCCCTGGTCCACAGCAGGGCAAACCCAGCTCGGTCGGCCCCCTTGAAGCAGGGCGGCAGCATGGAGAGCGTATGGATAGGGGGAGGGGTGAGTATGGGGTGTCTTCTCGCCTCCCCAATGGCCTGCACAGAGCTGAAGATGTGGCCCTGTCAGAGGGCAGCAGACAGAGCCCAAACACACGTCGAGCTATCGTTGGGGCAGTTCCTAGTCTCCATGGCACCATATCCCATGCCTTGATAGCTCAAGGGTTAGTAGCGGCCCCTCATGGGCTTTTAGCTCCCTTGTCAGGCTCCAGGGCAGGGGCCACACAGATTGCGGTCTCAGCGGGCTCCATAATGGGCGATGCTGGTAGAAGACAGGTCGTGTCCCTGGGCGTCGGGGCTAGCACCTCTGCTCTGGTGGGCATAGACCCCGCAATGTGGAGGAACAATGAAGTGATGGCAGAACTGAACGAGGTGGCCCGCAGCCGGGTGGAAGGCTGGCCGAACCGTCCCAAAGCAGTCCGGGACGTGCTCCAGGCTCTGAGCAGCTGTGTCCCCTTCAACGTGCGCTTCAGGAAAGACCACAATCTGATGGGCCGCGTTCTGGCCTTCGACACCAGCACGTCGCCAGAGTTCGAGCTGAAGGTGTTCGTTGAGTACCCCGCCGGCTCTGGAATGATCTTCTCGGGAGTCCCGGACCTGGTCAGGCAGATGTTCCGAGACTCGGCCAAAGATGCGGGGAAAGCAGTGAACTCTGGGCTACGCTATGTGGAGTATGAGAAGCGGCAGGGCACGGGGGACTGGCGCGGGCTGTCCGAGCTGCTGAACGATGGCGTGCGCATGTTCAAAGAGCCCCCAATTCAAGAGGTCCTGCCCCAGCCAGATACAGGGTTGCCCATGGCAACCGCCGGACGCCCCTTACCAGCGAAGAGCGCAACTCGGCGCCGCAAGGCCTCCCCAGGCTCAGAGAACGGAGAGAGCGAAGGGAGGCCCGATCACCCGGCGAGAGAGCCATGGCCCCGAGGTGCCTACTCGGGCATGGAACCGCTTCCTGGCATGGCCGCCCCACAAGAGGGCCCGCCTCGCTTACACAGCCAACCCTCGCCCATCTCGGCGCTCATGGGAGTCGCAGACAGCCTGAGCTCCAGCCAGATGGCCAGAGAAAGCCCCGGCATGTCCACATCCCACTCCTCGTCAGCGGGACGCCCCACCAGTGGCAGCCCCTCCACCGCCTCCACCTCAGTCTCCCAGGCAGCCCTTGGGCAGGGCCTGGGCTCGGCTGGGCAGAGCAGCAACGCTGGGGCCGGGGAGTCCACAAGCAGCGCCCCGGgcactctgctctgctgcacCCTCTGCAGAGAGCGCTTGGAGGACACCCACTTTGTCCAGTGTCCCTCCGTCCCACACCACAAGTTCTGCTTCCCCTGCACCCGGGGGTTCATCCGCAGCCAAGGTCAAGGTGGGGAGGTGTACTGCCCCAGTGGAGAGCGCTGTCCTCTGGCCGGATCCTCCGTGCCTTGGGCCTTCATGCAGGGAGAGATCTCGACCATCCTGGCCGGAGACGGAGACGTGACGGTGAAGAAGGAGAGCGACCCTTGA